One Triticum dicoccoides isolate Atlit2015 ecotype Zavitan chromosome 4B, WEW_v2.0, whole genome shotgun sequence genomic window carries:
- the LOC119295989 gene encoding uncharacterized protein LOC119295989 gives MADAETLDDFAGRLGGMAARYAALGSTREDAALIKKLLDSVPNRLYPAVAGIEQFCDVDAMAFEDALGRLKAFDERLRRRRQDGGNHGGEQLMFTAAQWQARKQRRGGRRGEDDDDGARSEASGFGGNRRGRSYKCSDREHFKRECPQWKKAPAPKRALSVDGDVEDGGLL, from the coding sequence ATGGCGGACGCCGAGACACTAGACGACTTCGCCGGCAGGCTCGGAGGGATGGCGGCGCGCTACGCGGCATTGGGCTCGACCCGGGAGGACGCCGCCCTTATTAAGAAGTTGCTCGACTCGGTGCCGAACCGCCTATACCCGGCGGTGGCCGGGATTGAGCAGTTCTGTGACGTCGACGCCATGGCGTTTGAGGATGCGCTGGGGCGGCTGAAAGCCTTCGACGAGAGGCTGCGACGGCGCAGGCAGGATGGAGGCAACCACGGCGGCGAGCAGCTGATGTTTACCGCGGCGCAGTGGCAGGCGCGCAAGCAGCGTCGGGGCGGCAGGCGCGGAGAGGACGATGACGACGGGGCGCGTAGCGAGGCGTCGGGCTTCGGCGGGAACCGGCGCGGCCGCTCCTACAAGTGCAGTGACCGTGAGCACTTCAAGCGCGAGTGCCCGCAGTGGAAGAAGGCGCCGGCACCGAAGCGTGCACTGTCGGTCGACGGTGAcgtcgaggatggcgggctgctctGA